In Thermothelomyces thermophilus ATCC 42464 chromosome 5, complete sequence, the sequence CCTTCCCCAGGTGCGCCCCGTCATTGGCGACGATCCCCCCCAACGGCATGTGCCGCATCATGGGCCGCGGCGCTCTCTCAGTAGTTGTATTTGCGATTCACCACGTTGATGAGCGGCTTCCCCGTCGCCAGGTTCTCCAAGTTCCTCTCCAGCATGCTGACGACGCGGGGAAATAGTTGGGGCGTCTGCCAGCTGATATGCGGCGTGGTAAAGACGTTGGGCGCCGAGAAGAGCGGATGTCCGTCCGGTAGGGGCTCGGGGTCGGTCACGTCAAGGGCCGCGCCCCGGATCTTGCCTTCGCGCAGCGCGTCGAGGAGGGCGTCCGTGTCAATGTGCTTGCCGCGAGATATGTTGGAGACGAACGTCTGCTTTTTCGATAGGATGTCGAACTGCTCCCGGCCGAGAATGCGCGTGGTCGCTCCCGTCAGGGGCAGGCTCAACACGAGGATGTCGAGGTCCTGGGCAAGAAACTCGTTCAACTCCTCCTTGGACGAACCGTGGAACCACTTGGCGGGCACGAGGCCGTCCGGGTCCCCGGTGCCCGGGACACAGTAGCTGTCGTCCTTGCGGGATTCCGGTGTCGGCTTCTCGCTGCGTGTGTACACGTAGACCTCCATCCCCAGGGACTGCGCGATCTTGGCGACCTGCCGGCCGATCGCCCCATACCCCAGGACGCCCATGCGGAGTCCGGGCGAGTCATATGCGAACAGGGACGTAGGACTGAACCTTTTCTCTTTCTGCATGTCTCCATAGGCCAGGAAATGGTGGTTCGCCATGAGCCAAGTGCCGATGACCCATTCTGCGATCTGGGGGCTTCAAAGGGAGTTCAATAGTTATTAGCACAGGAGTTCTCCTACCCCACGTATAATTATCTGTATGTCCTGACTTTATTTCTTCTCTcagaaggaaagaaagaaggaAAGAGGAACATCAGAGGTGATGGTGAAAACGTACGAATGAGCTCCGTTGGCCGTACAGAACGTGATCTCCGACTTCTTGTACAGGTCGTGGTCGAGCCATCCGTCAGCACCGGCCGAGATCAATTGGACAAAGCGGAGTTTCGGTAGCAGTTCGGCGGGATGGGGCCACAGCGTGAAGAGCAGGCTGACGTTGTCGTACATCTCCTCGGATAGGGGTTCCGCGCCGGCGCTCAATGGTCGGACTACCCAGCGAATCTCGAGCCCCGGATGCGCGGCCTTGAGGTTGGCGATCCACTCTTCATTTGCAGGGATGGGGACGGACACTAGGAGAACTTCGTTGCTGAGTCCCTGCGCCTCCTGACTCGAAGACGTCATGATGCTCGTCGGTATGTGTGAAAAAGCAGCTTGTGCGATGGGTGCTACTGAGCGCACTTTTGAGAAAGACGCTCGTGATTCACGGCGGGAAGAGAATCCTGTTGTAGTAGCGTATATGTAGGCTGCGGGTCGGTTTTATGCCCCATCAAAGAGACAGGGTTGGTTTAATATCTCACATGGGGCCTCCATTGCGGAGCACAGTCAGCAGCGCACGCGATCCTCCAGGATCTACGGAATACACGGAACGTCAGATAAAGAATAACACACCGTGTTGTACATACCTGGCTAGGTTGCAGAGGTGGTGGAAAATGCGTGTATAACGGCTGGCAACGGGGTCTTCTTGGCAGCTATCCGACTTGTGACACTCATCGCAAGGTTTACAGTTTTCAAACCACGACATTagcatgtacagtacatacagtacatacatgtaattacagatattaatatacttGTACCTACAGACAAACCGCAACTCCACCTCcttctctctttctccctcTTCTTTTCTCACCCACCTCCCTCTTCTCCCGGACTCCAAAAGGAAAATATGTGTTGTTTAATTACGCCCTCTGCCCGTAAAGATGACTCAGCTGCTGCTCACTTAGTTCTGACCACTGGcatcctttttttttttgcccggGCATGTTGTCGGGTGCCTCTTCCCATCGTTCCGCGCCCTCGGGAATGTCGACGACGGCGCTCCTCGTGTAGATGTGCACCGCTCTTTGCCACTGCAGTCCCTCGACCAGGCCGCCCTTGATGCTGACCGTCTCCCTCTCGGTCCCGTCGGGGTTCCGGATCCGGTGCATGACGCGCGACCCGCACACCTTGCAGAAGTAGCAGTCCATTGTGTTGCCCCTTTCCGTCGGGCGCGTCCAGACGCTCAGCTTGGCCGCCAGGTCGTCCGAGAGCGGGAAGAGGCCGTCGGCGGGGAAGACGGCGCTGGTGCCGTAGGCGGACGAGGACTGCTTGCGGCACTCGGTGCAATGGCAATGGTAGATGGCGAGCGGggacggcgtcggcgtccgGAAATGGACCGTCTTGCACTGGCAGTTGACTTCCATAGTGGCCGGAGTTTTTAaatttttctctctcttttcttttcttttcttttctttctttctttttcctcttcTCTTCCTTTATCTCTATTTTAAGGTTGGTCTCACGCCCTGCAGTTGATCAGTGCGTAATTAATCGGTATTACGAATGCCAGTACTGCGCCCACTGCTCAGTCAGCGGGTGGCGCCAGAGTCGCCGAGTGAGCCGAACCTGATCGTGTAGAAGCCGGCTTTAATACGGAGCTAACAGGTTGTTAGAAGGGCGGTTTCGCGCTGCGCGCTTAACTTGCCTGATTACCCAGCGTGGTAGGGGTGACCTTGAAGAAGGCCCACAGCAAAAATCTTTGCGTGCACAAGAGCCGATCATTCGCAACCAGCTCCTCAACAATTAGCAACACCATTCGGATATGGTGTAATGGCCAACATTGTTGACTCTCATTGCTCAGCAGTGATCACCCTCAACAGCTCCGGGTTCGATTCCCGGTATCCGAGTCACTTTTTTCCCATTTTTTTCTGGGTTTGACCAGACGGAGCCTTGCATCCTCTCTCCTTTCTGCTGTAGCTGCAGCTCTCTGACCGACAGTTTCCCGGCAACCGTCACTGCAACCTCAGTGAAAGTTTAGGAAAACGAACGACAAACCAGAGAGGCGACGATGAGCGTTGTTGGGAACAGGGTTTGAAGGCAGGGCAAAAGGGGAAGAGTGCTTCCGACGGGAAGAAACACCAGTCTTTTTCTTGAGAATCAGTTGCTTTGTCGAAAGATGGAGGGAACGTCTTGCCTCACCGTCCCTAGAGCCCGACGTCCACACCCTACTGAAGAAACCCACCTACCTTGATGAGGTAATCAAACCTAGGTATTTAGGGTGTCGACTCCCTTGTATTACCTATTATCGGCCAAAGAGCCGGACCATTACGACTCGGTCATTCTGCTTCTTCATCCATGAATCGCATGGTAATGGTACTGCTTTGAAAGACCTGTCTTACGTACCGTCGAGTCTGCATTGAATGGAAACAGGCACAAGTAATTATATACTTTGGAGGATGAGGGTCACGATTGCTGCCACCCAACAGCCAACGGATAATATAGACCGAGAGTTATACAAGAAGATGATTAACTGTTGGCACGCTGAAGATGAGCACGAGCTGATGAAGGGACCTGGCAGCTGGGCCGCTCCTAGCTGCTGCATGCACATCAGTCATGTTAACAAGGCGCTTGTATCGTGTAGACTGCACACATAATACTAGCGGCTAAACGGAGAGGTAAATATCTCTATCATGCGTTCTAGCACTCTTGCCTCTCCTGATCTCATGCGACACTTCGTAGGACGTGTGTGACGTTGAAACACAACGTATCGGTGCGAGGACGACTACGAGAGGTAGTTAATAGTGCTGAATGACCTATCTACCTAAGGTACCCATCTATGTTACCGATGTATGGGTTGATATCATGCATCGACACGGAGAGCTGCTAGGTCCAAGCTCTGGTCATATTTCTTGGGATGGCGTTTTGTGAGTGGCTCATTCATTATGATTGATTCCCACTTTTAGGtcctatattaactatttcCCGAGGGGCCTCGGGCAATACCAGGACGCCCAGAGCCGTCCATGACTAAAGGAACTCTATTAATTACCTAATACTTAGGCAGTGATATATCTCATAGTCCACCAAGCACGCTTGGTGATACACCTAGGACGTGAGGCCAGTCCCATTTCAAGCAAGCAGTACCACCTTCCCCGGAATCAGTGACGCCGGTAGTGGGCGGGATTACCCCGCAAAAGTCGGAGATTTATCAACCACCATGGCTTGTCCGAATTTTCATCAGGGTTCCGCTGGGTCAATGAGGCAGCAATTAACTTATTCGGCGCGCGTCCATCAATAGCACGTCGGTCCTATGGAAGCAACACTTCCACTTTCGCCTTCTTAGCCTAAATTCCAGAACCAGGATATCACGATACCGTCAGTTTCCACCATCGCCATGTCGCTCGTGCTCCCAATCTCGAGCCAGAATCATGTAACACTGGTGAATCAAGCCTTTCCCGGGAAAAGACATTTCTTCTTGGCGGCCTGGGATCTACTTTAGAGTTGATGATCGACATCCCAACCTATCAGGGATAGGGACGCTGAATTGCCGTAAATAGTCCCAGGGGGGCGACGACTTATAAGAACCCAGCAGCTTAGTGTCCTCAACCCGGTTCGTGGCCTTTGCCTCTTCGTGTCCAAGTTGTCCGACTAATTAGGTCGCTCGTAAATATGGTCAAGCTCTCTCTCATCGCAGCGAGCCTTGTGGCACCTAGCGTGCTTGCGGGTCCTCTCATCGGCCCCAAGACGCAAACCGAGAGCCAGCTGAACCCGCGTCAAGGCGGCTACAACTACTTCCAGAATTGGTCCGAGGGAGGCAGCAATATCCGCTGCAACAACGGCCCTGGGGGTTCCTACACGGCCGACTGGAACAGCAGGGGCGGCTTCGTCTGTGGCAAGGGCTGGAGCTATGGAGGCAATCGGTGAGTCGCTCGCGTGCCCTGTGACCATATAAATAAAGTTCAAGTAATCGGTCAGGACTCGGGCCGGACCCATGCTAACGCCTACGGAACACAGCGCCATCACGTACACCGGCGAATACAACGCCAGCGGCCCCGGCTACCTCGCCGTCTACGGGTGGACCCGCAACCCGCTGATTGAATACTACATCATCGAGGCCCATGCCGACCTCGCCCCCAACGAGCCGTGGACATCCAAGGGTAATTTCAGCTTCGAGGAGGGCGAGTACGAGGTCTTCACCAGCACCCGCGTCAACAAGCCGTCCATCGAGGGCACCAGGACTTTTCAGCAGTACTGGTCGCTGCGCAAGGAGCAGCGGGTCGGCGGCACCGTCACCACCCAGAGGCACTTTGAAGAGTGGGCCAAGCTGGGCATGAAGCTGGGCAATCATGACTATGTCATCCTGGCGACCGAAGGATACACTGCCAACGGAGGATCCGGTAGCAGCGGGCACTCGAGCATTACTCTGCAGTAGGCGCTGATATTTATAATAGGTTGCTTGCTGCTGGGGTGGGTGAGACAAGAGTTGCATGTCAAACACGTTAGCAAAATGGAATCATTCAATCTCTCTACAAAACCTGAAAATGTTCTGTCAACGCGAGATTGATTAAGCAGAGTGCGCTGTGTCCTTGCAGACGAGCAAACTTCAAGCTTTGTCCATATACCTGGTAGTGTACGCCGGATGATGACATGGAAAATCGGAAAATAGGACCCGGAACTCTAGAGGGAGAAAAGTCAGGCCAAGTCCGGATGGTTATGGTCAGGTCACCCATGAACACCAGGAGTATGTTCCGAGTTGACATTCCTACCCTAACCCTGGATCTGAAACAATAATATCCATGATGACGCGGGCACGCGCAAGCACAGCGCGGGGCAGAGAGCGAGACCTGGTAAAACACCAGCCCACGGCCCTTGACATTTTTTAGCCTTTCCCAGGAGCGACAGGAATATTCCGTGTCAAAGCCCAGCGGCTGCAATCGCCATGCCTCAAGCAGGAAATCTGACGCACGCAGCCTCATCTTGTTTTGCCCCGTTTCGCCGCTTGGCCCATGGCATCGCCGACTACGCGACTCGGGCGCTGACTGCGGGCGCTTTCCCCATCCGCGGCATCTGGTACTTCCTCCGCCATCCTGAGTTCTACCCCCTCTTTGTCGGAAGATTGCTCCCGCTGTCGGTCATATCGTTCATTGTTTATCTGCTGCTCTTTACCTTCACGTTCCTGCCCCAGTTTCTGTTCCTCCTCATCTTCCATGGTCGCGCTAGCGCCCTGATCAACACCACGGTGCTGGTGCTCGGAGAGGGCCTCGTAATCATCCAGGGCCTGTTTGAGGGCTTCTTCGTCGATGAGTGCCGGGTGGACATCTTTGACGTAAGTTGGCagcttccccccctcccccccctttcaaCTGCCGTCCGGGAACCCAGATGCTAAAAATGCAGCCATTCCAGGCCACTCTAATCAACTATGGCTTTACCGACTTGATCGCGCCACAACGTGTCCTCTTCCTCGAGGCCCCGAACGCCGTACGCATGCTCGGAAAGCCGACCTCCCGCGCCGAATATCAGCCGTGGAGCATAAAACAGATCATCGAGCTCATTGTCTTCCTCCCGCTCAACCTCGTTCCCTACGTCGGTACGATTGCGTTCATCATGATCACCGGCTCCCGCCTCGGCAAGCTTTCACATCACCGATGGTTCAAACTCAAGGGACTTGACAAGAGGGCAAAGAAGAGCGAGCTACGGTTGAGGCGGTGGGAATATCTCTGGTTTGGGACCGTCGCCATGATCCTGGAGCTCGTACCGATCCTGAGCTTCTTTTTCCTGCTGACTAGCACAGCTGGGGCGGCCATGTGGGCGGCGAAGATGGAAGAGAGGGCGAGGACGCGGGTCGGCCAGCCCATCACGGACGAGGATCGTTCCCAGGATGTGGACGGGCCTATATATCATGATGACCTGGTTTGAACCGA encodes:
- a CDS encoding glycoside hydrolase family 11 protein (CAZy_ID 270026), whose amino-acid sequence is MVKLSLIAASLVAPSVLAGPLIGPKTQTESQLNPRQGGYNYFQNWSEGGSNIRCNNGPGGSYTADWNSRGGFVCGKGWSYGGNR
- a CDS encoding glycoside hydrolase family 11 protein (CAZy_ID 270025), which gives rise to MLTPTEHSAITYTGEYNASGPGYLAVYGWTRNPLIEYYIIEAHADLAPNEPWTSKGNFSFEEGEYEVFTSTRVNKPSIEGTRTFQQYWSLRKEQRVGGTVTTQRHFEEWAKLGMKLGNHDYVILATEGYTANGGSGSSGHSSITLQ